A part of Sugiyamaella lignohabitans strain CBS 10342 chromosome D, complete sequence genomic DNA contains:
- the CUS2 gene encoding Cus2p (Putative checkpoint factor in transcription; binds to U2 snRNA and Prp11p; may be involved in U2 snRNA folding; contains two RNA recognition motifs (RRMs); GO_component: GO:0005686 - U2 snRNP [Evidence TAS] [PMID 11804584]; GO_component: GO:0005681 - spliceosomal complex [Evidence IEA]; GO_function: GO:0003723 - RNA binding [Evidence IEA]; GO_function: GO:0003723 - RNA binding [Evidence IMP,ISS] [PMID 9710584]; GO_function: GO:0003676 - nucleic acid binding [Evidence IEA]; GO_function: GO:0000166 - nucleotide binding [Evidence IEA]; GO_process: GO:0008380 - RNA splicing [Evidence IEA]; GO_process: GO:0006397 - mRNA processing [Evidence IEA]; GO_process: GO:0000398 - mRNA splicing, via spliceosome [Evidence IGI,IPI] [PMID 9710584]): protein MDRKLADWDDDEPKAISKRWEKVIVLKNAFTLDELQDASTAFDIKQDIMEGCEDIGPVTSVTLYDLEPEGIATVKFQEKDDAVTCIEVMNGRYFGGKQLEAFPYDGKIKYRKSKKDGEDDKEQERLDKFGSWLNKGE from the coding sequence ATGGATAGAAAACTGGCCGACtgggatgatgatgagccTAAAGCGATATCCAAAAGATGGGAGAAAGTGATTGTGCTTAAAAATGCGTTCACGCTTGATGAACTTCAAGACGCCAGTACTGCATTTGATATTAAACAGGATATTATGGAGGGATGCGAGGATATCGGTCCTGTAACAAGTGTCACGTTATATGATCTAGAACCCGAAGGCATAGCAACTGTCAAATTCCAAGAGAAGGATGATGCAGTTACATGTATTGAAGTAATGAATGGCCGATATTTCGGCGGTAAGCAGTTAGAAGCCTTCCCTTACGATGGTAAGATTAAATACCGTAAGAGTAAGAAGGACGGAGAAGACGATAAGGAGCAAGAGCGGCTTGACAAGTTTGGCTCGTGGCTTAACAAGGGAGAGTGA
- the CUS2 gene encoding Cus2p (Putative checkpoint factor in transcription; binds to U2 snRNA and Prp11p; may be involved in U2 snRNA folding; contains two RNA recognition motifs (RRMs); GO_component: GO:0005686 - U2 snRNP [Evidence TAS] [PMID 11804584]; GO_component: GO:0005681 - spliceosomal complex [Evidence IEA]; GO_function: GO:0003723 - RNA binding [Evidence IEA]; GO_function: GO:0003723 - RNA binding [Evidence IMP,ISS] [PMID 9710584]; GO_function: GO:0003676 - nucleic acid binding [Evidence IEA]; GO_function: GO:0000166 - nucleotide binding [Evidence IEA]; GO_process: GO:0008380 - RNA splicing [Evidence IEA]; GO_process: GO:0006397 - mRNA processing [Evidence IEA]; GO_process: GO:0000398 - mRNA splicing, via spliceosome [Evidence IGI,IPI] [PMID 9710584]) produces MGHTTDPIAKVNFPPIPKGTPSDSLEWAKDPRIAYSQVTGKWIFEDVDNGDEYEFNEEVRSWVPILEEEDIKSQQQAYQPPSKRSPDREDESKHEDTSTNGSKRTKKPKLDQPSHKERKPTGIYLSNLPKDVTYEELDTTFSKYGVIAEDLNTGNKKIKIYRDDKDQPKGDALIVYFKPESVPLAIEMMDNSELRPGEPGRNPNGKIAVQLAEYKHSEDNHEKPKLNAKEKLKIQKKLQKLNE; encoded by the coding sequence ATGGGCCATACAACAGATCCAATTGCCAAAGTGAATTTCCCTCCAATTCCCAAAGGCACGCCGTCAGACTCATTAGAATGGGCCAAAGATCCACGTATCGCGTACTCACAAGTGACAGGAAAGTGGATTTTTGAAGACGTCGACAATGGAGATGAATACGAGTTCAATGAAGAAGTACGCAGCTGGGTCCCTATcttagaagaagaagatataAAATCCCAACAGCAAGCTTACCAACCTCCTTCGAAACGATCACCAGATCGTGAAGATGAATCCAAGCACGAAGACACGAGTACTAATGGCTCAAAAAGAACgaaaaaaccaaaattaGATCAACCGAGTcacaaagaaagaaagccaaccggtatttatttatcgaATCTTCCAAAAGATGTGACATATGAAGAACTGGACACGACGTTCTCCAAGTACGGTGTTATCGCTGAGGATTTGAACACAGGAAACAAGAAGATTAAAATCTATAGAGACGATAAGGACCAGCCAAAGGGAGATGCTCTCATCGTTTATTTTAAACCTGAAAGTGTTCCTTTAGCCATAGAAATGATGGATAATAGCGAACTACGTCCTGGAGAGCCGGGTAGAAACCCTAATGGCAAGATCGCTGTTCAATTGGCAGAGTACAAACACTCCGAAGACAATCACGAAAAGCCCAAACTCAACGCCAAAGAGAAGCTCAAGATACAAAAGAAGCTACAGAAGCTCAATGAGTAA
- the TPO3 gene encoding Tpo3p (Polyamine transporter of the major facilitator superfamily; member of the 12-spanner drug:H(+) antiporter DHA1 family; specific for spermine; localizes to the plasma membrane; TPO3 has a paralog, TPO2, that arose from the whole genome duplication; GO_component: GO:0000329 - fungal-type vacuole membrane [Evidence IMP] [PMID 11171066]; GO_component: GO:0016021 - integral component of membrane [Evidence IEA,IEA]; GO_component: GO:0016021 - integral component of membrane [Evidence ISM] [PMID 12192589]; GO_component: GO:0016020 - membrane [Evidence IEA]; GO_component: GO:0005886 - plasma membrane [Evidence IEA,IEA]; GO_component: GO:0005886 - plasma membrane [Evidence IDA] [PMID 12562762]; GO_function: GO:0015297 - antiporter activity [Evidence IEA]; GO_function: GO:0000297 - spermine transmembrane transporter activity [Evidence IMP] [PMID 11171066]; GO_process: GO:0000296 - spermine transport [Evidence IMP] [PMID 11171066]; GO_process: GO:0055085 - transmembrane transport [Evidence IEA]; GO_process: GO:0006810 - transport [Evidence IEA]), which translates to MSSDNSLTEERQIGGYGDITHHYDLTKKISRENNPMEDNDVDPMYEPPHNYDILRVKSHPDPTHQELNADDPWKYPVDAETGFRIVTFVPDDKDDPRTWSKTRKWFITLALGVVCFTVAFSSAAVTGAMVGPNAPGATFNVSDEVVILTVTLFVIGFGVGPLLFAPLSEEVGRRPIYVVTLALAVIFIIPCAVAQNIGTLLVGRFIDGIFFSAPLTIIGGSLADMWVNSERGVAMAIFSAAPFLGPAAGPLVGGFVGDNAGWRWIYYVMLIFAFCVYVFSTISIPETHHNTLLAKRAKKLIKLTGDTRYKTAKQLVPKSFAETAKVTLQRPPQLLCEIIVFLVTIYMAVLYGLLYMFFFAYPVIFMEGKGWSASLTGLTFIPIIVGVLISTAISPYVNSDYVRRANAYLDKGEVPPAELRLIPMMVGCWFVPIGLFIYAWTSYPTISWVGPTLAGLPCGFGFILIYNSATNYIVDSYQHYAASALAAKTFVRSFWGASVPLFTIQMYHRLGYEWAGSLLAFISLACCIIPYLFFFYGAKIRERSKYAYTPEVTKN; encoded by the coding sequence ATGTCTAGCGACAATAGTTTAACAGAAGAGAGGCAAATAGGTGGATATGGTGATATCACTCACCATTATGACTTAACTAAGAAAATTTCGAGGGAAAATAATCCCATGGAAGACAACGATGTTGATCCTATGTATGAACCTCCTCACAATTACGACATCTTAAGGGTCAAGAGTCACCCCGACCCAACGCATCAAGAGCTAAATGCAGATGACCCCTGGAAATACCcagttgatgctgaaacTGGTTTTAGAATCGTCACATTTGTTCCCGATGATAAAGACGATCCTCGAACTTGGTCTAAAACTAGAAAGTGGTTCATTACACTTGCGTTAGGAGTTGTGTGTTTTACAGTTGCCTTTTCATCTGCCGCCGTTACTGGTGCTATGGTTGGTCCAAATGCACCAGGCGCAACATTCAATGTTTCTGATGAAGTAGTCATTCTGACAGTCACTCTTTTCGTTATTGGTTTTGGTGTCGGTCCTTTGTTATTCGCTCCCTTAAGTGAAGAAGTAGGAAGACGACCAATCTATGTCGTAACTCTTGCCCTGGCAGTAATTTTTATCATTCCCTGTGCAGTAGCACAAAATATTGGAACCTTGCTAGTGGGCAGATTCATCGATGGTATCTTTTTCTCAGCTCCTTTAACAATCATCGGTGGTTCACTTGCTGATATGTGGGTCAACTCCGAGCGTGGTGTTGCCATGGCTATTTTCTCGGCAGCTCCATTCTTGggtcctgctgctggtccttTGGTGGGTGGTTTTGTCGGAGATAATGCCGGCTGGAGATGGATTTATTACGTGATGCTCATCTTTGCATTCTGTGTCTACGTGTTTTCAACTATTTCTATTCCTGAAACTCACCATAATACACTTCTTGCCAAGCGTGCTAAGAAGCTAATCAAACTCACTGGTGATACCAGATACAAGACAGCCAAGCAACTAGTTCCCAAATCCTTTGCTGAAACTGCAAAGGTCACCTTACAACGACCTCCTCAACTTCTTTGTGAAATTATTGTATTCTTGGTCACAATTTATATGGCCGTTCTTTACGGTCTTTTGTATATGTTTTTCTTTGCCTATCCAGTAATCTTTATGGAAGGTAAAGGATGGAGTGCTAGTCTCACTGGTCTCACTTTCATTCCTATCATTGTGGGCGTTCTCATTTCTACTGCTATTTCTCCCTATGTTAATTCCGACTATGTGCGACGTGCTAATGCTTACCTTGACAAAGGCGAAGTACCCCCTGCTGAGCTTCGTTTGATTCCAATGATGGTCGGTTGTTGGTTCGTTCCTATTGGTCTGTTTATTTATGCCTGGACTTCTTATCCCACCATCTCTTGGGTAGGACCCACACTAGCAGGATTACCATGTGGATTTGGTTTCATTCTTATTTACAATTCTGCAACAAACTACATTGTAGACTCGTATCAACACtatgctgcttctgcccTGGCTGCAAAGACATTTGTCCGTTCGTTTTGGGGAGCAAGTGTCCCACTTTTCACTATCCAAATGTATCACAGACTCGGTTATGAGTGGGCAGGAAGCTTGTTAGCATTCATTTCTCTTGCTTGTTGTATAATTCCTtacttgttcttcttctatgGTGCTAAGATCCGAGAGAGATCTAAGTATGCCTATACCCCCGAAGTGACGAAAAACTAA
- a CDS encoding hydrophobic surface binding protein A, producing MKFTTLVLTSLLSSYALADVGSLVSAIKQLQTDVETTDKDVKGFDKSQGINGALSIQSTEGNIEKDVDSVTSEVNGLGDLSDSDVSQIADAIKSVSSAVTGLLSDLTSKASDLISVGTQSIVAGDLSSLSGKTYELESAAYKKVPCANAAEIASDFAQINSGFDAAFKAYSAQASGSPPAAPSGCASSAAAGGSSAAAATSAAPASSAAATSAAAPASSAAAESSAPASTSAAAPATESASSSAPAVAEGGAAGLKAGALGAAAAGVAALLL from the coding sequence atgaagttcACTACTCTCGTTCTTACTTCTCTTCTCTCGAGCTACGCTCTTGCTGATGTTGGCAGTCTTGTTTCTGCCATCAAGCAACTTCAAACTGATGTTGAGACTACCGACAAGGATGTCAAAGGTTTCGACAAGTCTCAAGGTATTAACGGTGCTTTGAGCATCCAATCCACTGAGGGCAATATTGAGAAGGATGTTGACTCTGTCACGTCTGAAGTTAACGGTCTTGGTGATCTTTCCGACTCTGATGTTTCTCAAATTGCCGATGCTATCAAGTCTGTTTCTTCCGCTGTCACCGGTCTTCTTTCTGACTTGACTAGTAAGGCTTCTGACCTTATCTCTGTCGGTACTCAATCAATTGTCGCTGGCGACTTGAGCTCTCTTAGTGGAAAGACTTACGAGCTTGAGTCTGCTGCTTACAAGAAGGTTCCTTgtgccaatgctgctgagatTGCCTCTGACTTTGCTCAAATCAACTCTGGTTTCGATGCTGCTTTCAAGGCCTACAGTGCCCAGGCTAGTGGAAGCccccctgctgctccttctggATGTGCTTCttccgctgctgctggtggttcctctgctgccgctgctacttcggctgctcctgcttctagtgctgctgccacttcggctgctgcccctgcttccagtgctgctgctgagtcttctgctcctgcttccACTTCCGCTGCCGCCCCTGCTACTGAGTCTGCTTCCAGCTCTGCCCCCGCTGTCGCTGAAGGTGGTGCCGCTGGCTTGAAAGCTGGTGCccttggtgctgctgctgctggtgtcgcCGCTCTTTTGTTGTAA
- the STE11 gene encoding mitogen-activated protein kinase kinase kinase STE11 → MCLSFGNFPEPLLAGYIVQVLNGLRFLHEQGTIHRDIKGANILTDKEGKIKLADFGVATQSVVGTLSRDKSVVGTPYWMAPEVIEVNGATAASDIWSLGCTIVELLTGKPPNYHLDPMSAMYAIVSKEIPLPEGISSELKDFLLECFQKDPNLRVSAKALQKHPWLKKHSPSMASSNTKYEEAIKTVKIHNSPKRATSTTLGDDIFSPVPRAEGGKRQSPVRNSLFNVSPAKRRTSLVQKGDPPLAKNLAKQFSENWHDDDDEFADLEGDLNADRLQAVLSSKFASRQPPKPDFKLESEPMQRQTSQTSQVSLESQLSDISLTDESRVSQSNGKSRSSDIHGYAETNENDYTNDFEDVGTFDTMALSPFIKESPDIRGQSTKESPPSVQEPPPSAAVSMESTTTADTDNPFLKIESEDVVEADPELRMAHTRLEQVISTMENASNSADLKNTTEELLDILRNFPETRTTFFKSSGLSLAYTVLRDSTSKTVVVNIVHLLLVIAKDEANANALDDFWLLGGMQVVIRLLSRRKIFQVRSGAATLIEQCCNDSLLSLQSFMACGGLKYLYELLEEDCQKERVLVRVALTMLKEILQTITSSVLRKSIYKNLCEDGVMNSLVSIPGPNNASKDLVDLTLNLLLSMSQDSIVRANIGLNYGRKLLSKYDKVQEQKDKLSILKFVKNISQEQSHLEPNQEVSIISLLVTILQQATDKASTAIKKDVLNQAVPALFNICRLNGSRQEKAAEFGLVPILTNILQDTSIQSRDNVRQLALQMLCDMTHAGKLSREELNRNNCLELLLTYVPDPYWQRDIYDALGAWLRGDINIQHKLATPPAVDTLLDGLKTNINGISYGDLMNSFGSMIRLSPLLCKSMPLSKFYSIIRGGLLSTDPLVIVNVLRVLNIVVETTGATVLDAKLRDQLKKHAKTNNSKLARQLASDLLGPGV, encoded by the coding sequence ATGTGTTTGTCGTTCGGAAACTTCCCTGAACCGCTCTTGGCTGGGTATATCGTACAGGTTCTCAACGGACTACGGTTCTTGCACGAACAGGGAACTATTCATAGGGATATCAAGGGCGCTAATATTTTGACGGATAAGGAGGGCAAGATCAAACTGGCTGACTTTGGCGTCGCTACTCAGTCTGTTGTGGGTACTTTATCGCGAGATAAGTCGGTGGTGGGAACTCCGTACTGGATGGCTCCAGAGGTAATTGAGGTGAATGGCGCTACCGCTGCCTCGGATATCTGGAGTTTGGGTTGTACGATAGTCGAACTACTAACTGGCAAACCGCCAAATTACCACTTGGATCCTATGAGTGCTATGTATGCTATTGTCAGTAAAGAGATCCCTCTTCCCGAGGGCATTTCAAGCGAACTAAAAGATTTTCTATTAGAATGTTTTCAGAAAGATCCTAATTTAAGAGTTTCTGCCAAGGCTCTGCAAAAGCATCCTTGGCTCAAAAAGCATTCTCCTTCTATGGCAAGCTCTAATACTAAGTACGAAGAAGCTATCAAAACTGTTAAGATACACAACTCACCTAAGAGAGCGACTAGTACTACTCTTGGTGATGATATATTCTCACCAGTACCTCGAGCAGAAGGTGGTAAGAGGCAATCTCCAGTTCGTAACTCGCTATTTAATGTCTCACCTGCCAAAAGGCGGACATCGCTTGTTCAGAAAGGAGATCCACCACTGGCGAAAAACCTAGCTAAACAATTTTCCGAAAACTGGcatgacgacgacgatgagtTTGCTGATTTAGAGGGTGATTTAAATGCCGACAGGCTTCAAGCGGTTCTAAGCAGCAAGTTTGCTTCCCGACAGCCTCCTAAACCCGATTTTAAACTGGAATCAGAGCCGATGCAGCGCCAGACGTCACAGACGTCGCAGGTTTCGCTAGAGTCGCAATTATCTGATATATCACTGACCGACGAGTCTAGAGTTAGTCAGTCAAACGGCAAAAGTCGGTCCTCTGACATCCATGGCTATGCAGAGACTAATGAAAACGACTATACTAATGATTTTGAGGACGTCGGTACTTTTGATACCATGGCATTATCACCATTCATCAAAGAAAGTCCTGATATTAGAGGTCAGTCGACGAAAGAGTCAccaccttctgttcaagaACCGCCTCCAAGTGCTGCTGTGTCGATGGAGAGTACGACTACTGCCGACACTGATAACCCGTTTCTAAAAATCGAATCGGAGGATGTCGTGGAAGCAGATCCCGAACTGCGAATGGCTCATACAAGATTAGAACAGGTGATATCAACTATGGAGAATGCGTCTAACTCGGCTGATTTGAAAAACACCACTGAAGAACTGCTAGACATTCTTCGCAATTTTCCTGAGACGAGAACCACTTTTTTCAAGTCCAGTGGTCTCTCACTTGCATACACAGTTCTAAGAGACTCCACTAGCAAGACAGTGGTAGTGAATATagttcatctgctgcttgtTATAGCCAAAGACGAGGCCAATGCAAATGCACTCGATGACTTTTGGCTTCTCGGCGGCATGCAAGTGGTTATAAGACTActgtcaagaagaaaaatattcCAAGTTAGAAGTGGAGCTGCCACTCTTATTGAACAGTGCTGCAATGACAGTCTTCTGTCGTTGCAATCATTTATGGCCTGTGGTGGTTTAAAATATCTGTATGAACTTCTCGAAGAAGACTGCCAAAAAGAGCGAGTTCTAGTTAGAGTTGCTCTGACTATGTTGAAAGAGATCTTACAAACTATTACAAGCTCTGTTTTACGGAAAAGCATATACAAAAACCTATGTGAGGACGGTGTTATGAACTCACTCGTCAGCATACCAGGACCTAACAATGCATCCAAGGACCTCGTGGACTTGACTCTCAACCTATTACTTAGCATGTCACAAGACTCCATCGTAAGAGCCAACATTGGTCTCAACTACGGCAGAAAACTTCTGTCTAAATACGATAAAGTACAAGAACAGAAAGACAAACTGAGCATATTAAAATTCGTTAAAAACATTTCACAAGAACAATCGCATCTAGAACCCAACCAGGAAGTCAGTATTATCAGCCTGCTCGTCACTATACTACAACAGGCGACCGACAAGGCATCGACTGCCATCAAGAAGGACGTTCTGAATCAGGCAGTCCCGGCATTATTCAACATCTGTCGATTAAACGGAAGTCGGCAGGAGAAAGCAGCCGAATTCGGACTGGTTCCTATTCTGACGAATATACTACAAGACACCAGTATCCAGAGTCGAGACAATGTTCGACAGCTCGCTCTACAAATGCTATGTGACATGACTCACGCCGGAAAATTATCGCGTGAAGAGCTCAACCGGAACAACTGCCTAGAACTTCTCCTGACCTACGTGCCAGACCCATACTGGCAGCGAGACATATACGACGCACTTGGCGCCTGGCTCAGAGGCGATATCAACATACAGCACAAACTGGCCACACCACCGGCAGTCGACACCCTTCTCGACGGACTCAAAACAAACATCAACGGCATCAGCTACGGCGACCTCATGAACTCGTTCGGGTCCATGATCCGTCTAAGCCCCCTCCTGTGCAAATCCATGCCACTTTCGAAATTCTACTCCATCATCCGAGGAGGCCTCCTCAGCACCGACCCGctcgtcatcgtcaacGTCCTCCGAGTCCTCAACATCGTGGTCGAAACTACCGGAGCCACCGTCCTCGACGCCAAACTCCGCGACCAGCTCAAAAAGCACGCCAAAACGAACAACTCAAAACTCGCGAGACAGCTCGCGTCAGACCTGCTAGGTCCTGGGGTGTGA